In one Candidatus Fusobacterium pullicola genomic region, the following are encoded:
- a CDS encoding S9 family peptidase, which produces MENLKLKDFLEYKYLSGIEVSPDGRNSAFIVHKGDYEENNYNSNIWIMNNSTKEYIKLTGMNEEKSFLWLDETKILFPSMRDKKLKARVEEGENWTCFYVIDIRGGEAQEYMRIPMLVTSIKSIDKDNFIITAKYDNYGINLNELVGDERAEAVKKIKESKDYEILDEIPFWSNGNGFTNKKRNRLYVYNRINGELTPISDTISNVSYYSYKDGVILYVINRYKDKQEQREAIYSYDIKNKKTELILPGEDYRVNFVEFFGEGILCGLNDTLKYGINQNPDFYMIKNGKLELFKKHDTWMVNTVGSDCRYGGGKSFRVKDNKLYFLTTVMHDAFLSTIDTNGNEKILTKAKGSVDSYAIGEGEIYFIGLRGIKLQELYSLKNGEEKQLTKFNESIVESKKLSIPEKFNIINDGVEIEGWVMKPVDYEEGKRYPGILDIHGGPKTVYGEVFYHEMQVWANMGYFVFFCNPRGGDGRGNEFADIRGKYGTIDYEDLMEFTDEVIKAYPIDETKIGVTGGSYGGFMTNWIIGHTDRFACAASQRSIANWFSKFGTTDIGYYFNVDQNASSPWDNPEKLWWHSPMRYADRVKTPTLFIHSEEDYRCWVVEGIQMFTSLKYHGVPAKLCMFRGENHELSRSGKPRHRVKRLEEITNWFEFYLK; this is translated from the coding sequence ATGGAAAATTTAAAATTAAAAGATTTTTTGGAGTATAAGTATCTATCTGGAATAGAGGTTTCACCTGATGGAAGAAATAGTGCTTTTATAGTTCATAAGGGAGATTATGAAGAAAATAATTACAATTCTAATATTTGGATAATGAATAATAGCACAAAAGAATATATTAAGCTAACTGGAATGAATGAGGAAAAAAGTTTTCTATGGTTAGATGAAACTAAGATACTATTCCCAAGTATGAGAGATAAAAAGTTAAAGGCTAGAGTAGAAGAAGGAGAAAATTGGACTTGTTTTTATGTAATTGATATAAGAGGTGGAGAAGCTCAAGAGTATATGAGAATTCCAATGTTAGTAACATCTATTAAGAGTATAGATAAGGATAATTTTATAATCACTGCTAAATATGATAATTACGGAATAAATTTAAATGAGCTTGTAGGCGACGAAAGAGCAGAGGCTGTTAAAAAGATAAAAGAAAGTAAAGATTATGAAATTTTAGATGAGATACCATTTTGGAGTAATGGAAATGGATTTACTAATAAAAAAAGAAATAGATTATATGTATACAATAGAATAAATGGAGAATTAACTCCGATATCTGATACAATATCAAATGTAAGTTATTATTCATATAAAGATGGAGTAATCTTATATGTAATAAATAGATATAAAGATAAGCAGGAGCAGAGAGAAGCTATATATAGTTATGATATAAAGAATAAAAAAACAGAATTAATACTTCCAGGAGAAGATTATAGAGTTAATTTTGTAGAGTTTTTTGGTGAAGGAATACTATGTGGTTTGAATGATACACTAAAATATGGGATAAACCAAAATCCAGATTTTTATATGATAAAAAATGGAAAGCTTGAACTATTTAAGAAACATGATACTTGGATGGTAAATACAGTTGGCTCAGATTGTAGATATGGTGGTGGAAAAAGTTTTAGAGTAAAGGATAATAAGCTTTACTTTTTAACAACAGTAATGCACGATGCTTTTTTAAGTACAATAGATACAAATGGTAATGAAAAAATATTAACAAAAGCTAAGGGATCGGTAGATAGTTATGCTATAGGTGAAGGAGAAATATACTTTATTGGACTTAGAGGAATCAAGCTTCAAGAGTTATACTCTTTAAAAAATGGTGAAGAAAAACAACTTACGAAATTTAATGAGAGTATAGTAGAGAGTAAAAAATTATCTATTCCAGAAAAATTTAATATTATAAATGATGGAGTAGAGATAGAAGGTTGGGTAATGAAACCAGTAGATTATGAAGAAGGAAAGAGATACCCAGGAATTTTAGATATACATGGTGGACCTAAAACTGTATATGGAGAAGTATTTTATCATGAGATGCAAGTTTGGGCAAATATGGGGTACTTTGTATTTTTCTGTAATCCACGTGGTGGAGATGGAAGAGGAAATGAATTTGCTGATATCAGAGGCAAATATGGAACAATTGATTATGAAGACTTAATGGAGTTTACAGATGAAGTAATAAAAGCTTATCCGATAGATGAAACAAAAATTGGAGTTACTGGGGGATCATATGGTGGATTTATGACTAACTGGATAATAGGACATACAGATAGATTTGCTTGTGCTGCCTCTCAAAGAAGTATAGCTAACTGGTTTTCAAAGTTTGGAACTACAGATATAGGATACTATTTTAATGTAGATCAAAATGCTTCTAGTCCGTGGGATAATCCAGAGAAACTATGGTGGCACTCTCCAATGAGATATGCTGATAGAGTAAAAACTCCGACGCTATTTATACATTCAGAAGAAGATTATAGATGTTGGGTAGTAGAGGGAATACAGATGTTTACTTCACTAAAATATCATGGTGTTCCAGCTAAATTATGTATGTTTAGAGGAGAAAATCATGAGTTGTCAAGAAGTGGAAAACCTAGACATAGAGTTAAAAGGCTAGAAGAGATAACAAATTGGTTTGAGTTCTATTTAAAGTAG
- a CDS encoding DMT family transporter has product MGAKLRNIIAMLIFGTIGLFVKNIDLNSSEIALTRGFIGGITLLFAMALLRKKVSIEAIKRNIYLLIFSGFAVGLNWIFLFQGYKYTSISNATLSYYFAPIFVTISAPFILKEKLTLSKFLCVLMALVGMFCIVGVDGINGGSALIGIAYGLLAAGFYASVILMNKFLKGIDSLEITIIQLLSATITLLPYVLYMDSGKSLNISLNSIPYILILGIVHTGIAYLLYFSSLQELKGQTIAVLSYIDPVFAIIISAIILKEHLGILQIIGGVLILGSSFLSEILNKK; this is encoded by the coding sequence ATGGGAGCAAAATTGAGAAATATCATAGCTATGTTAATCTTTGGAACAATAGGATTATTCGTAAAAAATATAGATTTAAATTCAAGTGAAATAGCATTAACAAGAGGTTTTATAGGTGGAATTACCTTGTTATTTGCTATGGCATTATTGAGGAAGAAAGTTTCTATTGAAGCAATAAAAAGGAATATATATCTGTTAATTTTTTCTGGTTTTGCAGTTGGACTTAACTGGATATTTTTATTCCAAGGGTATAAATACACATCTATTTCAAATGCTACTTTGAGCTATTATTTTGCACCAATATTTGTAACAATATCAGCTCCATTTATACTAAAGGAAAAATTAACACTATCAAAATTTTTATGTGTTTTAATGGCTTTAGTAGGAATGTTTTGTATAGTAGGAGTAGATGGAATAAATGGTGGAAGTGCTTTAATAGGAATAGCCTATGGATTATTAGCAGCTGGATTTTATGCAAGTGTTATTTTAATGAATAAATTTTTGAAGGGAATAGATAGCCTAGAGATAACAATAATTCAACTTCTTTCTGCTACAATTACTCTATTACCTTATGTTTTATATATGGATAGCGGAAAATCTTTAAATATCTCTTTAAATTCTATTCCATATATATTAATTTTAGGTATAGTTCATACTGGAATAGCCTATCTACTTTATTTTTCATCATTACAGGAGTTAAAAGGACAAACAATAGCGGTACTTAGCTATATAGATCCAGTATTTGCTATTATTATATCGGCTATAATATTGAAAGAACATCTAGGGATTTTGCAAATAATTGGTGGAGTTTTGATACTTGGATCAAGTTTTTTAAGCGAAATTTTAAATAAAAAATAG
- a CDS encoding glutamate-5-semialdehyde dehydrogenase encodes MEYIEKLGVAAKEAEIQIAQLSTKIKNEILLKAAQALLDNCNKILEINKKDVENAINSGVKKAFIDRLTLTEKRVEDMADGLKQIASLNDPVGEFTYGKTLPNGLIIQQKRVPLGVVAIIFESRPNVTADAFGLCLKSGNAVILRGGKEAINTNIAIVNVFKNVLKACNINENAVQILEDTSHDTANKLMKAHQYIDVLIPRGSARLINTVIENSTIPCIQTGIGNCHIFVDESADITKAVNIIINAKTQRPGVCNAVETLLIHKNCAENILPQLGEELIKRNVEIRGDEITRKYIPSSIPATEEDWATEYEDYIVAIKVVENLDEVIKHITKYGTKHSECIVTENYSNAQRFLNEVDAAAVYVNASTRFTDGGQFGFGAEIGISTQKLHARGPMGLKELTTTKYVITGNGQIRE; translated from the coding sequence ATGGAGTATATTGAAAAACTTGGAGTTGCTGCTAAAGAAGCTGAAATTCAAATAGCTCAACTTTCAACTAAAATAAAAAATGAGATTCTTTTAAAAGCTGCTCAAGCTCTTTTAGATAACTGTAATAAAATATTAGAAATAAATAAAAAAGATGTTGAAAATGCAATTAATTCAGGAGTAAAAAAAGCTTTTATTGATAGATTAACTCTTACAGAAAAAAGAGTAGAGGATATGGCTGATGGTCTTAAGCAAATAGCTTCTTTAAATGACCCAGTTGGGGAATTTACTTATGGTAAAACACTACCTAATGGTCTTATTATTCAACAAAAAAGAGTTCCATTAGGAGTAGTAGCTATCATATTTGAATCTCGTCCTAATGTAACTGCTGATGCTTTTGGACTATGCTTAAAGAGTGGAAATGCTGTTATCCTAAGAGGTGGAAAAGAAGCTATTAATACAAATATAGCTATTGTTAATGTATTCAAAAATGTTTTAAAAGCTTGTAATATAAATGAAAATGCAGTACAAATCTTAGAAGATACAAGCCATGATACAGCTAATAAACTTATGAAAGCTCACCAATATATAGATGTTTTAATTCCTAGAGGTAGTGCTAGACTTATCAATACAGTTATTGAAAACTCTACAATCCCTTGTATTCAGACTGGAATTGGAAATTGCCATATATTTGTAGATGAAAGTGCCGATATAACTAAAGCTGTAAATATTATTATCAATGCAAAAACTCAAAGACCTGGAGTTTGTAACGCTGTAGAAACTCTTCTTATACATAAAAATTGTGCTGAAAATATTCTTCCTCAACTTGGAGAAGAATTGATAAAAAGAAATGTAGAGATTAGAGGAGATGAAATCACAAGAAAGTATATTCCTTCATCTATTCCTGCTACAGAAGAAGATTGGGCAACTGAGTATGAAGATTACATTGTAGCTATTAAAGTTGTAGAAAATTTAGATGAAGTTATAAAACACATTACTAAATATGGTACTAAACACTCTGAATGTATAGTTACTGAAAACTACTCTAATGCTCAAAGATTTTTAAATGAGGTGGATGCTGCTGCTGTTTATGTAAATGCTTCTACTAGATTTACAGATGGTGGACAATTTGGATTTGGAGCTGAAATTGGTATTAGTACTCAAAAACTTCATGCTAGAGGACCTATGGGATTAAAGGAACTTACTACTACTAAGTATGTAATCACTGGAAATGGACAAATAAGAGAATAA
- the proB gene encoding glutamate 5-kinase yields the protein MNNKKIREQIKTSKRIVIKVGTSTLTYPNGNLNFNLMNKLAWILADLRNQGRDVILVTSGAIGVGSKSLNFEKRPTIIREKQAAAAVGQAELMHIYKNFMGEYNQRVAQILLTKDDFKEGERKTNTNNTLETLLDFGVIPIINANDTISTFEIEFSDNDRLSASVASLLKADLLIILTDIDALYDANPKTHPEAKRIPYVEKVTDEILAMGGEKGSEFSVGGMETKLLAARECFDHGVMMAILDGSNPSFIEELINGKDIGTVFGNGK from the coding sequence ATGAATAATAAAAAGATTAGGGAACAAATTAAAACTTCAAAAAGAATCGTTATTAAAGTGGGAACATCTACTCTTACATACCCCAACGGAAATTTAAATTTTAATTTAATGAATAAATTAGCTTGGATATTAGCTGATCTTAGAAATCAGGGAAGGGATGTTATACTTGTAACATCAGGAGCTATAGGTGTTGGTTCAAAAAGTTTAAACTTTGAAAAAAGACCTACAATCATAAGAGAAAAACAAGCTGCTGCTGCTGTAGGTCAAGCTGAACTTATGCATATATACAAAAACTTTATGGGAGAATACAATCAAAGAGTTGCTCAAATTCTTCTTACAAAGGATGATTTTAAAGAGGGAGAAAGAAAAACAAATACAAATAATACTCTTGAAACTCTTCTTGACTTTGGGGTTATCCCTATTATCAATGCTAACGACACTATATCTACTTTTGAAATAGAATTTAGTGATAATGACAGATTATCAGCAAGTGTTGCTTCTCTATTAAAAGCAGACCTTTTAATAATTCTTACTGATATTGATGCTCTATATGATGCTAATCCTAAAACTCATCCTGAGGCAAAAAGAATACCATATGTTGAAAAAGTAACTGATGAAATTCTTGCTATGGGTGGAGAAAAAGGAAGCGAATTTAGTGTTGGTGGTATGGAAACAAAACTTCTTGCTGCTAGAGAATGTTTTGATCATGGAGTTATGATGGCAATATTAGATGGTTCAAATCCTTCATTTATTGAAGAACTTATCAATGGTAAGGATATTGGAACAGTTTTTGGTAATGGAAAATAG
- the galU gene encoding UTP--glucose-1-phosphate uridylyltransferase GalU — protein sequence MRKVTKAVIPAAGLGTRVLPATKAQPKEMLVIVDKPSLQYIVEELVESGIKDIIIVTGRNKNSIEDHFDFSYELENTLEKDGKDELLEKVEKISSMANICYVRQNHPKGLGHAILKAKPFVGDEPFVIALGDDIVYNPDAPVAKQLIEKYEKYGNSIVGCQEVRAEDVSKYGIVKPTKHLDEKTVEMDDFIEKPAIEEAPSRLACLGRYLLTPKIFEYLEKEKPGKGGEIQLTDAILDMLKDGEKVIAYEFEGKRYDIGNKFGLLKANIEFGLRNEETRDELLAYLKNDLNLD from the coding sequence ATGAGGAAGGTTACAAAAGCTGTAATACCTGCAGCGGGTTTGGGAACAAGAGTACTACCAGCGACTAAGGCACAACCAAAAGAGATGCTTGTTATCGTAGATAAACCATCTCTTCAATACATAGTTGAAGAATTAGTGGAATCTGGGATAAAGGATATAATAATTGTTACTGGAAGAAATAAAAACTCAATAGAGGATCATTTTGACTTTTCTTATGAGCTTGAAAATACACTAGAAAAAGATGGAAAAGATGAACTTTTAGAAAAGGTAGAAAAAATATCTTCAATGGCAAATATATGCTATGTTAGACAAAATCACCCAAAGGGATTAGGACATGCAATATTAAAGGCTAAACCATTTGTTGGAGATGAACCTTTTGTTATAGCGTTGGGAGATGATATAGTATACAATCCAGATGCACCAGTGGCTAAACAACTTATAGAAAAGTATGAAAAATATGGGAATAGTATAGTAGGGTGTCAAGAGGTAAGAGCAGAAGATGTTTCTAAGTATGGTATAGTTAAACCAACAAAACATTTAGATGAAAAGACTGTAGAAATGGATGACTTTATAGAGAAACCAGCTATAGAGGAAGCACCATCAAGACTAGCTTGTCTTGGAAGATATCTATTAACTCCTAAGATTTTTGAATATTTAGAGAAGGAAAAGCCAGGTAAAGGTGGAGAAATTCAGCTGACTGATGCTATTTTAGATATGTTAAAAGATGGCGAAAAAGTTATAGCTTATGAGTTTGAAGGTAAAAGATACGATATAGGGAACAAGTTTGGACTTCTAAAAGCTAATATTGAGTTTGGACTTAGAAATGAAGAAACAAGAGATGAGCTATTAGCTTATTTAAAAAATGACTTAAACTTAGATTAA